In one window of Microtus pennsylvanicus isolate mMicPen1 chromosome 2, mMicPen1.hap1, whole genome shotgun sequence DNA:
- the LOC142844272 gene encoding olfactory receptor 4F15-like, translating into MNEANYSEVSEFIFLGLSIYRPTQIFLFAFSTISYATIFLGNFLVMLTVIFDTHLHSPMYFLLANLSFVDLCFSTTIVPKLISDLYSNDNTISFQGCIFQMFVLHVLGGCEMVLLVVMAWDRYVAICKPLHYLTIMSPRKCILLLIGTWIIGLIHSVSQLAFVVHLPFCSSNEIDSFYCDLPRFIKLACINTYRMEFLVTVDSGLISVTTFFLLIVSYIFILFTVWKQSLGSLSKALSTLSAHISVVILFFGPCIFVYMWPLPTVPVDKFLAILDSMITPVLNPAIYTLRNEDMKVAMKRLSKQLLSKQERYLLNFPEEYTTRILYYKHK; encoded by the coding sequence ATGAATGAAGCAAATTATTCTGAAGTATCTGAGTTTATATTCCTGGGATTATCAATCTACAGACCAACACAAATTTTCCTCTTTGCATTTTCCACAATATCATATGCAACAATTTTTCTAGGAAATTTCTTAGTCATGCTTACAGTTATCTTTGATACCCATTTACATTCACCAATGTACTTCCTTTTAGCTAATCTTTCATTTGTTGATTTATGTTTTTCTACTACAATTGTTCCTAAGTTGATTTCTGATCTATACTCCAATGACAATACCATTTCATTCCAGGGTTGTATTTTCCAGATGTTTGTCCTTCATGTCCTGGGGGGCTGTGAGATGGTGTTGTTGGTAGTCATGGCCTGggacagatatgtggccatatgCAAGCCCCTCCACTACCTGACCATCATGAGCCCACGGAAGTGCATTTTGCTTCTGATTGGTACCTGGATTATTGGTCTCATTCATTCAGTGTCTCAATTAGCTTTTGTTGTCCATTTGCCTTTTTGCAGTTCTAATGAGATAGATAGTTTTTATTGTGACCTTCCTAGGTTCATCAAACTGGCCTGCATAAACACCTACAGAATGGAGTTCTTGGTTACTGTTGACAGTGGACTAATATCGGTCACTACCTTCTTCTTACTGATTGTCTCTTACATCTTTATACTGTTCACTGTATGGAAACAGTCCTTGGGCAGTttgtccaaggccctctctacacTTTCTGCTCACATCTCTGTGGTCATTTTGTTCTTTGGACCATGCATCTTTGTGTACATGTGGCCATTACCTACTGTCCCAGTGGATAAGTTTCTTGCTATTCTGGACTCCATGATTACTCCCGTCCTGAACCCTGCCATTTACACACTGAGGAACGAAGACATGAAGGTGGCAATGAAAAGACTGAGTAAACAGctcctgagtaaacaggaaagaTATCTGCTAAATTTCCCAGAAGAGTATACAACCAGAATACTCTATTAtaaacacaaatga
- the LOC142844931 gene encoding olfactory receptor 4K3-like, whose amino-acid sequence MEETNQSVVTEFIFQGLCTSRELQMFLLLPFSTLYLMIVVGNLFVVILIITDHHLHSPMYYLLANLSFIDFCLSSVTTPKMITDLIKENKSISFGGCMSQILCVHFFAGGEMVLLVTMAYDRYVAICRPLHYTSIMDRQKCIWLVVISWITGFVHGINQLILVLELPFCGPRVIDSFFCDIPLVMKLVCMNTDILGIIINAESGVLGITCFILLLISYTYILLTVQIHSNDGSSKALSTCTSHIIVVVLFYGPVIFIYLWPVNITLVDKFLSVFYTVITPLLNPAIYTLRNRNIKNAIKKLLNHM is encoded by the coding sequence ATGGAAGAAACAAACCAGTCTGTGGTGACCGAATTCATTTTTCAAGGACTTTGCACCTCAAGGGAACTGCAGATGTTTCTCTTGTTGCCGTTTTCTACACTCTACCTGATGATTGTGGTAGGCAACCTCTTTGTGGTGATATTAATCATCACTGATCACCATCTCCATTCTCCTATGTACTATTTGTTAGCCAATCTCTCATTTATTGACTTTTGCCTTTCCTCAGTTACTACCCCCAAAATGATCACAGacctcataaaagaaaataaaagcatttcctTCGGGGGCTGCATGAGCCAGATCCTCTGCGTGCATTTCTTTGCGGGGGGTGAGATGGTTCTTCTTGTAacaatggcctatgaccgctatgtggccatctgcaggcCACTCCACTACACCAGCATCATGGACAGACAGAAGTGCATCTGGCTGGTTGTGATATCGTGGATCACTGGATTTGTGCATGGCATTAATCAGCTGATCCTAGTTTTGGAGCTACCTTTCTGTGGGCCAAGAGTGATAGACAGCTTTTTCTGTGatattcctttggtgatgaaattAGTCTGCATGAACACTGATATTCTGGGTATCATAATAAATGCTGAGAGCGGTGTTTTAGGAATAACTTGTTTCATTCTCTTGCTGATTTCTTACACTTACATTCTACTAACTGTTCAGATTCATTCTAATGATGGTTCATCAAAGGCACTCTCTACCTGCACCTCCCATATCATAGTGGTTGTGCTATTCTATGGTCCTGTCATTTTTATCTATCTGTGGCCAGTCAACATCACACTGGTGGAtaagtttctctctgtgttttataCAGTCATCACACCTCTCCTGAATCCAGCCATCTATACACtgagaaatagaaatattaagaATGCCATAAAGAAGCTGCTAAATCACATGTGA